In Elaeis guineensis isolate ETL-2024a chromosome 1, EG11, whole genome shotgun sequence, a genomic segment contains:
- the LOC105038305 gene encoding NDR1/HIN1-like protein 10 has protein sequence MAYRNEERTNSGSCCLCKALFKLFVFVGLSIFSFWLIFRPHRFKAYITTASLSRFDLAADESSLQYNLSLDLNIRNPNRRIGIYYDRIEATASYNGSQLNTTPLPTFYQHTKNTTVLHPAFDGRSPALPTAAATFKREKGEGFFYIEVKGYAKIRLKVWFIKTRHIKTRIQCMVKIPAPGSSEPFEDTKCHVRY, from the coding sequence ATGGCTTATCGAAACGAAGAAAGGACAAACAGTGGGTCGTGCTGCCTCTGTAAAGCCCTCTTCAAACTCTTCGTTTTTGTGGGCCTTTCGATCTTCTCCTTCTGGCTCATATTCCGCCCCCACAGGTTCAAGGCCTACATCACCACCGCTTCTCTGTCCCGCTTTGACCTCGCCGCCGACGAATCCAGCCTACAATACAACCTCTCTCTCGACCTCAACATTCGCAACCCCAACCGGAGGATCGGCATCTACTACGACCGCATCGAGGCCACCGCCTCATACAACGGATCGCAGCTAAACACCACCCCACTCCCCACCTTCTACCAGCATACCAAGAACACCACCGTGCTGCACCCGGCCTTCGATGGCCGGTCGCCGGCCCTTCCAACGGCGGCCGCCACCTTTAAGAGGGAGAAGGGTGAGGGATTCTTCTACATAGAGGTAAAGGGCTACGCTAAGATCCGGTTGAAGGTTTGGTTCATCAAGACCCGGCATATCAAGACCCGGATTCAGTGCATGGTGAAGATTCCGGCGCCGGGGAGCTCCGAACCGTTTGAAGACACCAAGTGCCATGTGCGCTACTGA
- the LOC105038306 gene encoding NDR1/HIN1-like protein 1, with protein MSLPSDCGQHGGWCKRRGKVYRILAGILAFIILNLLIILIIWLALRPSKPKFYLQDASVYAFNVSSPDNLLSSTIQVTISTHNPNARVGIYYDRVDVFASYKYQQITPATTVPPFYQGQNDIDLWSPYLYAVSVPVAPHLAEAISQDQSSGFLLVHVKIEGRIRWKMGSWVSGHYDLFVTCPAFLSSQSGKGVGDLPVIKFQQISTCSVDV; from the coding sequence ATGTCATTGCCGAGCGACTGCGGCCAGCACGGCGGGTGGTGCAAACGACGTGGCAAGGTCTACCGCATCTTGGCCGGGATCCTGGCCTTCATCATACTgaacctcctcatcatcctcatcATCTGGCTCGCCCTCCGCCCCAGCAAGCCCAAGTTCTACCTCCAGGACGCCTCCGTCTACGCCTTCAACGTCTCCTCCCCGGACAACCTCCTCTCCTCCACCATCCAGGTAACCATCTCAACCCACAACCCCAACGCCCGCGTCGGCATCTACTACGACCGCGTCGACGTCTTCGCCTCCTATAAGTACCAGCAGATCACCCCCGCCACCACCGTCCCTCCCTTTTACCAGGGCCAGAACGACATCGACCTCTGGTCACCGTACCTCTACGCCGTCTCCGTCCCAGTGGCGCCCCACCTCGCCGAGGCCATCTCCCAGGATCAGTCGTCCGGCTTCCTCCTCGTCCACGTCAAGATCGAGGGCCGGATCCGGTGGAAGATGGGTTCCTGGGTCTCCGGTCACTACGACCTCTTCGTCACCTGCCCGGCCTTTCTTTCTTCCCAGTCCGGGAAGGGCGTCGGCGACCTGCCGGTCATCAAGTTCCAGCAGATCTCCACGTGTAGCGTCGACGTATGA
- the LOC105038304 gene encoding protein SMAX1-LIKE 3, with amino-acid sequence MRAGGCTVQQALTPEAASVVKQAVNLARRRGHAQVTPLHVANTMLSSSTGLLRAACLQSHSHPLQCKALELCFNVALNRLPASSSSTPMLSPHQVHHHHNHPSLSNALIAAFKRAQAHQRRGSIESQQQPLLAVKIELEQLIISILDDPSVSRVMREAGFSSTQVKTNVEQAISLDICASTPPNPSPSKPKEVTSPFTPPQVTKITRPLDQVRSEDVMGVLEALVSRKKSLVIVGECLATTEGVVRGVMDRVDKGEVHEVLRNLQFITLPLFSFVHMSREEVDQKVRELRCLVKSCCVGRGAVLFLGDLKWAAEYRASCGEKGRSYYCPVEHVIMEIRSLVCGGGIGGESSSPLRFWLMGIATYQTYMKCRIGNPSLEALWDLQPLTIPAGSLGLSLNCDSGPQNQLKSKRNGDGSCWSLLEDGLGSQLTCCADCSIKFETEARSLPNTSYSSNGSTTSSLPSWLQQYKEDDRRTASNDHGCLQLKDICKKWNTICSTSHRSHPSEMTLNFSSASPSSSSISSYDLRYPTLHQSHQSWSLPLEGRHPWREHQFWISEDIDEGFESNSRIYSQEHMGQRASPLPFSNTKPNPNSTSSSDTMDMESLPRFKELNAENLKTLCNALEKKVHWQKGIIPEIASTILQCRSGMMRKKRKWRLAGPKEETWLFFQGGDTEGKEKIARELASLVFGSPTSFISIGLSTFATARSDSSDDLRNKRSRAEVSHSYLERLFEAIHENAHRVILMDDIEQVDYYSQIGIKTAIEKGKIQRYDREEVGVNDAIIILSCESFDSRSRACSPPVKQKVESEEEKEESSEKESGSCLCLDLNLCARDEDVVDCSFDDVGFLQLVDGAFFFKLPEDSECM; translated from the exons ATGAGAGCAGGAGGTTGCACAGTGCAACAAGCTCTAACCCCAGAGGCAGCGAGCGTAGTCAAGCAAGCCGTGAACCTGGCACGCCGGCGAGGCCACGCCCAAGTGACCCCCCTTCATGTCGCCAACACCATGCTCTCATCCTCCACGGGCCTCCTCCGCGCCGCCTGCCTCCAGTCTCATTCCCACCCCCTCCAGTGCAAGGCTCTCGAGCTGTGCTTCAACGTCGCCCTGAACCGCCtccccgcctcctcctcctccacccccATGCTCAGTCCCCACCAGGTCCACCACCACCACAACCACCCGTCCCTCTCCAATGCCCTCATCGCCGCCTTTAAGCGTGCCCAGGCTCACCAGCGTCGTGGTTCCATCGAGAGCCAGCAGCAGCCCCTGCTCGCAGTCAAGATTGAGCTGGAGCAGCTCATAATCTCCATCCTCGATGACCCGAGCGTGAGCCGAGTCATGAGGGAGGCTGGCTTCTCAAGTACTCAAGTGAAGACCAATGTGGAGCAGGCTATCTCTTTAGATATATGTGCATCCACCCCTCCTAACCCTAGTCCTAGCAAGCCCAAGGAGGTCACCAGCCCTTTCACCCCTCCCCAAGTGACCAAAATCACTAGGCCTTTGGATCAAGTGCGGAGCGAGGATGTGATGGGCGTGCTGGAGGCTTTAGTAAGTAGGAAGAAGAGTCTCGTAATAGTAGGGGAGTGCTTAGCCACCACTGAGGGAGTTGTGAGAGGGGTGATGGATAGGGTGGACAAAGGGGAAGTGCATGAGGTTCTAAGAAACTTGCAGTTTATCACTCTCCCGCTCTTCTCTTTTGTGCATATGTCTAGAGAGGAAGTTGATCAAAAGGTTCGGGAGCTGAGGTGCCTTGTGAAGAGTTGTTGCGTGGGGAGAGGAGCTGTGTTATTCTTGGGGGATCTCAAATGGGCTGCAGAGTATAGGGCTAGCTGTGGGGAAAAGGGGAGGAGCTACTATTGCCCTGTGGAGCATGTGATCATGGAGATTAGGAGTTTGGTCTGTGGTGGTGGCATCGGAGGGGAGAGCAGTAGTCCTCTTAGGTTTTGGCTTATGGGAATTGCAACGTACCAGACTTACATGAAGTGTAGGATTGGAAATCCTTCACTGGAGGCTCTCTGGGATCTTCAGCCTCTTACGATTCCTGCCGGCAGTCTGGGATTGAGTCTCAATTGTGACAG TGGTCCACAAAACCAATTGAAAAGCAAGAGGAATGGAGATGGGTCTTGTTGGTCACTGTTAGAAGATGGACTGGGAAGTCAGCTCACTTGCTGCGCCGATTGCTCCATCAAGTTCGAAACCGAGGCTCGAAGCCTACCAAACACTTCTTACAGTAGCAATGGCTCAACCACCTCAAGTCTACCTTCATGGCTCCAACAATATAAAGAAGATGATAGAAGGACAGCTAGCAATGACCAT GGCTGTCTTCAGCTTAAAGATATCTGCAAGAAGTGGAACACCATATGCAGTACATCCCACAGAAGCCATCCATCTGAGATGACTCTAAATTTCTCTTCagcttctccatcttcttcgtcCATCTCTTCGTATGATCTCCGCTACCCAACATTGCACCAGAGCCACCAGTCTTGGTCATTGCCACTCGAGGGCAGACATCCATGGAGGGAGCATCAGTTCTGGATATCAGAAGATATCGATGAAGGCTTCGAGTCCAACTCAAGAATCTACTCGCAGGAGCACATGGGACAAAGGGCTTCACCCTTACCCTTTTCCAACACTAAGCCGAACCCTAATTCAACTTCTTCAAGTGACACCATGGACATGGAGAGTCTCCCCAGGTTCAAGGAGCTCAATGCTGAGAATCTAAAGACGTTGTGCAATGCGCTGGAGAAGAAAGTCCATTGGCAGAAAGGCATAATCCCAGAGATTGCAAGCACCATCCTCCAGTGCAGATCAGGGATGATGAGAAAGAAACGGAAGTGGAGGTTAGCTGGGCCCAAGGAAGAGACGTGGTTATTCTTTCAAGGAGGTGACACCGAAGGCAAAGAGAAGATAGCTAGAGAGCTGGCGAGTCTTGTATTTGGTTCTCCCACCAGCTTCATTTCTATAGGGCTCAGCACCTTTGCAACAGCTCGGTCTGATTCGAGTGATGATCTCCGAAATAAGAGGTCGAGAGCAGAAGTGAGCCATAGCTATCTCGAGAGGCTCTTTGAAGCAATTCATGAAAACGCGCACCGTGTTATTCTGATGGATGATATCGAGCAAGTCGACTATTACTCTCAAATAGGAATCAAGACAGCTATAGAGAAAGGAAAAATACAGAGGTACGATCGCGAGGAAGTTGGTGTTAATGATGCTATCATCATCTTGAGTTGCGAGAGCTTCGACTCGAGATCAAGGGCTTGCTCTCCTCCGGttaagcagaaggtggagagtgaggaggagaaggaagaatcTTCTGAGAAGGAGTCCGGTTCATGTCTTTGTTTAGATTTGAATCTTTGTGCCAGAGATGAAGATGTGGTGGATTGTTCCTTTGATGATGTGGGGTTTCTCCAGTTGGTGGATGGCGCGTTCTTTTTCAAATTGCCAGAGGACTCGGAGTGCATGTGA